A section of the Triticum dicoccoides isolate Atlit2015 ecotype Zavitan chromosome 7A, WEW_v2.0, whole genome shotgun sequence genome encodes:
- the LOC119329951 gene encoding uncharacterized protein LOC119329951, with the protein MDQEKQTVCCCLYHLMILYLDALVHDIPVSNCAIRSNAWDSTLIAKVIKKDTISPGVFGKLQLKEEYRGTEQTPLFGGILQAEAFVASKLPITYNPQVSVLHT; encoded by the exons ATGGACCAGGAGAAGCAAACTGTTTGCTGCTGCTTGTAtcacttgatg ATACTATACCTTGATGCGCTCGTACATGACATCCCAGTAAGCAACTGCGCGATACGATCGAATGCATGGGATAGTACTCTAATTGCCAAGGTGATCAAGAAGGATACTATCTCTCCTGGTGTGTTCGGCAAATTACAA cttaaagaggagtatagaggcacggagcagacaccactgtttggtGGAATTTTGCAAGCTGAAGCATTTGTGGCATCCAAGTTACCAATAACATACAATCCGCAGGTTAGTGTTTTGCATACATAA